The DNA segment ATGGATATTAACATTTGTTTATCAAACTAATCACATGTATACATGCAATGATACTTTCATTTGTGAGTAGTCATATATGGTGTGCCCAAAGGACATCCTGGGGGAGATGTGCCTAGATCTTTGGCCATTTTACCACCTGCTCCCAAGAAAAATCAACATGGCAAAGCTCCTACAGTGGAAAGTAATTCTTCCTTGGTAAATGAGCCACTTTTCTTGTGCAAACTGACCAAACAGCAGCTACTGACAAGAGGAAGATGTTTACTTTCCCTGATCAGGTCTACTGTGTTAGCCAGGGAAAATATAGTACAGATCATGCATGGTTTCCTTCAGTTTATTTTCTTGTGCTAACATGTTTTAGTTTAACAACGCAAACGAGTTAAGACATTGACGAAGAAGGACTTGGAATCCTAGTTtcacataaaacaaaaaagtgCTGCTCATATTGGTCTGAGTGTTGGCACAACTACTCTGAAAAACCTCTGCAAGGCTAATGACTTGAATATATGGCCATATAGATAGGTTATATGATGCATATGCATTTGAATTCTACATATTTTTCAATTTATATACAATTGCATTTCTTGTAAGGTTCGAACCACATGCTAGTTCAAAAGCTTATAACATTTTTGCTTATGTCTTCAGATCGCTAGATTGGAGAACAAGTTCAACAACAATTTGAAGAAACGGATCACTGAGTGGAATCTTGGCAAAGTTCAGGGAGTTACTAAAGCTTTCAAGCTCCGCAAGGAAAAGGaacaattttaccaaaaaaaataatgtcaaGTATGCTGGAGCAATTGCAAGGCATAGACGAGATTGTGCATAGCCTACCGGAAGCGGACGATGGCATCGACATTGAAGACGATGAAGACAACGATGAGGTGATGGAGGATAACGATGATGAGAACAGTGATGAGAACTAAACATGCAAGGGAAATCGTGGAGGAGCTATCTTTCTACTTAATTTGTAATCCTAAGCATGTTGGGGAAATACTTATCATGGGCTATCTATTTCTTATTGCTTATTTGTAATTAGAACCACCATATTTGTTCATTTGAATACTACAGGAATCTATTATATGCAATTGTGCTATGAATTTAGATTATAGTTAGAAACATGATATCCTTTATTTAACATTACATGATTTATGCGACAATGCCAATTTCAAGTCCATTTTAATATATACTGCCGTCACTAAGAAAATGTTTTGTACAAACATTTTTCTAATAGTATAGACACTTTTCAAATGTTCTGTAGAGGCATTTTCAAAAATGCCTAATAAGTGTCTTGGACattacagtaaaaaaaaagtgtcttGGACACTATAGAGGCACTttccaaatgaaaaaaaatatctaataaGTGTCTTGGACACTATAGAGGCACTTTCCAAatgaattgtctctacaaacAAAAGACATTGTATAAAATAAGTGAGAGGTGATATGACTTGTCTGCCACAGCATCGTCGTTGATTGGGCCTCGCTTGCTTGCTCTGTGAGCGTGAAAATCAGATGAACGCCAGCGCGCCTTGCTCGCTGGGCACCCCACGCAAGCAGCCACAAGAAGAGCGCACGATCGTGGGAAAACGCAGAGGCAACGCGCGGGAAGCGCGCACGCGGGCCCACAGCGGACCCCACATCGCGTGCGGGAGGGAGCGCGGGCGACGTGGATAGCGGCAGAGTCGAATACGCTGCCCTGAAATTGGCTAAATCGCTATGGGAGGAGCGCAGTCACTTTTAATTTACCCCCAATGAAGACGGTAGAGGTATTTCCTAGAGACATTAAATTGTACCACGAACATATGAAACgggaaaaaaagataataaaatattttcccTTGATATTGCCAATCCTTGAACTTAAGATCTATTGGGCAAATCATTTGTATCTTCAATGCACTAATCAACTCAACCACATGCGATTCCTTGTAGGTTTGTGACTTGTGTTACTTATATTTAGTCCCTTAATTAGTAATACATTGCATTCTAACAAGTCTCTATAGAGTAAATAATGCCTCAAGAAAATGCCTTTGCAAACCAGGCACATTCAAAAATACCGAAAGAATGCATCTACaagataaaatttaataaaatatgttgaaaatgtctctaaagtgtctctagagtaaaagttttataggcaatttttaaaatgcctctaaAAAGTGTCTATACACTATAAAGCTCctaattttagaggaaatttacAAAACACCTCTACAAAAGTGCCTCTACATGAGGGTGTTGTTGTAGTGCACTCAAGTTGTAAAATAATACAAATCACGTCAACTTCTACTGAATTAAGAGATGAGGGGAAGTGAAAAAAGTACACTACAATATCGATTCAAAACTCATAAAATTTTTggaccaccacctccacctaaACTCCCAAACGCACGGGGCCTGTGAGAGCTCCAtccatggcggccatggcgctccTCCCCTCCAAGCCCATCCGCTCCTCCCTTCACCTCCCTTTCCATTCCTTCCCTCGGCCTCCTTCCCTCCAGTCCCCTTCCTACCATTGCTCCCTTGTCCCTGGGTGGAAATTTGCCACAATGTGTTCCACAAAAATTTGAAACCTTGGCAAAGAAAATTCAAGGGTTTACTAAAGCCTTTGAGCTGATGAGAAAGACGATGATGAAGAGATGGAGGGTAACAAGGAAAACATTGACGGCGGCTAAACatgtatggaaaaaaaaactcatgcatAGGCTATGTATGTAtttacctagttataataaagCATGCATAGCAAAGTACTCATAAATGGGCATTCTATGTACTTATCTACTTAATTTATTGTAATCGGAACCACATATTCATTATGAATATCTATCTATTACATACATTTATACTACAAATTTATGTGAAACTTGTTACCAACATTACAATAATTATACGAATTTAAATTCCATCGCCAATTTCTTACAAAATTGTTTTCCACGCATCTAATTTCTTAAAAAGAAACTCCATCTGTTTTAAAATGTAAGGTCTCCTTGCCTTCCACAAAGTTAACATTTGAAAACTTCAACTGAttattaaacttaaaaatatgtgtTTGGTGTCATGTATGTACTAACATTATTTAGtgtttgaaaatattttcatatgatGATGTTTATTTGTTATTCCCTCCGCCACAAAATATTGCAACCTAGCACCACAccaggttgctatattttggaggATATTTTGGAAGATAAGTCCGTATGTTGTGAGGGTCAGACACACCCACAAGACAGAATGGGTCAGCCAACCTAGCTACGATCTGTGTCGCTCACACCCCCAGACCTTATTCCTAGTCCTATATCGAGTACATTTGCCATCAGCCTACTATCAAACCATCAGATCTACTTATGGAAACATTTCTGGAAATTCGTGACCAAATAAATCTTAGTTCTATATAATGGTGCCATTTTGACCGAACATTAAGTTTGACCTTTTGCTATGCCTTTAGCACCATATTATAGTATACACTGAATAGTTGAATTGgtaaattataaatataaaaaggtaAATTTGGTGATAGGACACCCAAAGTTTACGCTCTTTGCAAGAGGACACCGGAAAATGCATTTCTATTGAAGGGCACcttaaaaaaatggtaattgGCTTATGAAACACCTAcggtattattttattatatccaaAAGAAATGGATAAACAAATATTCATTAAAGACAAGTTTCTCTATGGGCCAACTGCTTTCAACTCGAGTGATGAATGGCTGTGGATTAACCGTGATATAGATTCAGATGTGGATTAACTGTGGTGTGGATTATGTAGAAATGTGAATTAACTGTGATCGTTAACAGATGGAGACAGGGTATATCCATACTTTCGCGgatgtttctctctccatttcttcTAGATATAATAAAACAATATTACAGGTGTCCAACATCCAAATACCACTTTTTTGCGGAGCTCTCTAACAAAAGTGTGTTCTTGCTGTATCCTTCAGTAAATAGCATAAACTTTGGGTGTCTTGCAGCAAATTTTTTCATATAAATAAAGTTCATTTTACTCCCTTGAATTAGTTGGGCAGAGCACATAACactctaattttttttgggcTCATTTTGCACCCCCGAGCAGCCGAGCTATTTAAAGTGGTTCACCTTATTCCCTagcaatattgcttattttttttatctctccaTATAATTTGTATTTGCACTGATTTTTTTTGATTGGTAGATCCATTATAACCTACCTCTTaacattttatttgaaaaaatatcaGTGCTTATATAGGTTGGAAGCactaatttaaaaatgttttgaaatTTGATAATGATGTCATttatggcttaaaaaaattctactTATAATACGATTCGtatagagaaaaataaagaagacaAATGTTGTTAAGTAGTAAAACGAACCATTTTTAGTTTAGGGatgaaataagaaaaaaaatattttagagttAATCCAATGGAATAGTCCAGTCAAGTAAAGTGGATTTCTTTAAATATGAAAATTCCCAAATgcctgtatttttttaaaataaatgattttgtGTTCAACCATTTTTATCCCTAATTCTACACATGAAGGCTGAAGCTAGCATCCATTGTTGTCTCATCTTCATAACTAAGCTCACTCCCTCGCATATTTGACTATTTGACTCTGACATTGTTCATTTGTTAATCTTAGGTGTTAACTTGCTCGATGTTTGTGCGGTGCACCGGCACGCCAATGCCATGAGCAGCGAGTATAGTTTAGCCCCTTATTAGATGTCTCCATCTGTATTCTAGAATTGCCGCTCAATTTGTATTTTAAAGGTGTGCGCGCCACTATATGTTACTCtcctgtcccataatataataatcCAATACGAGACATGAAACATcgtaatactataaatctaaataagAGGCTtatccaaatttataatagtgtCATGTCCTATACTAAGGTTGCTATATTAAGAGACAAAATATACTATTTTGAGAGTGAGTAGTTGATAGTAAAAAAaggttacttcctccgtctcaaaatgttACAACCTAATATAACGCACCCTATTACAATGAATTTGAACATTCATTGTACTAAATGAATCTAATTTTATCTTTACTTAGGTTACAACATTTTAGAACGGAAGGAGTGGTTAACATAATACTTAATACCGTGTAAAGAGCAAATATGCCTGATATTTTGTAATGTGGGGAGTACTCAACTTCAAATCGTAACACAATTCCCATGAATACATCTGTACATTTTAATATACAATGCCGCTCAAATCACAAAATAATACAAATCAAGTCAGCCTCTACTGAATTAAGAGCTTAAgggaaaggtaaaaaaaatcatattacaATATCGAATCAAAACTCATAAAATTTTGGCCAGGAAACAAATAATTCTCCTACAAAACTACCATGcttttttaaagttttataGTTTCAATTTAATCTTATCAGACCATTTGAATATATCGGAATAAACCTGGTCACCGCCAAGCTCTTCACCAGTTGCCCCAGCAGCAATCCTGATAATATCCTCGATTAAAGCAAAATTCCCCATTATATCAACGTGCGCACCACTCTGGGTGCCCCTGCCTTCGAGGAGATTTGAGGGTGGAGAATGGCTGTATTCTCTGATGTAGGTCTTGCTGCCAGAAGGGTTGAAGCGTGTTTTTCCTCGCCAGCCTTTTGCGCACATATATCCTGCACTAAGAACTGGTACGGTCTCATCACCATTAGACAGGTAAACGCCGCCTTTCAGACAGCTATTCTCATCCCCACCCTCAGCTGAAGCGTCTATCTGAAAAGGTATATAGCACTCTGCTTGTGGGGCTAATTTATAGACATATGCTCTCTCCGTCGGAATGCCAACTCCATACATTGAAAATATTTCCATTTCAGGTGCATTTGGTAATCTGCAAATGAAAGGATTATAAGGCGTATGAAAAAAGTTGAACAGAATATCAGATAGAAAAAAGTGTACTTGATTCACAATAAACACGTTTGTCATTTAGCTTGGTGGTGTAATGGATGTGTGCATCTCACTTGGTGCAGAGGCCAGAAATTATATACTTTACATTCCAAAACTACATGTTCCACATAAACCTAAATCACATGTTTCACAAGAAACAGAACATACTAGAATGAGATGAGAATGTTGGCAAAAGACTCTTACTTTGTCTCCAAGGGATTTGACCAGTATTTGTAGTGGCCGTACTTTGGATCATCCAAGTTGTCAGCAATCCCATACGAAAAGTGAACACTTCCACGCTGCATCATCCTTGGAGCAACAAAACGAAGAAGATCTATAATGGAGCCAGCAGTGTAAACCTTGTAGTCTGCAACTGCCTTTATTCCGCCCCATCCTAATTCGTGATACTCTGTCCATATATCCCGGCATGATGTATTTGAGTGGGCAATATTATTGCCTTTGACAGCATCCTGAAACAAGCATAGCGTTAAGGTTTTGCTATAATCATAAACGCTTACAACCCCATCCTCAGAAAATTAATGTCCAAACCATACATAAcatattaaagaaaagaaaccaTTCTACATAGAGCATTATGTAGCATAATTGAACCTAAAATTATTGAACGGTGAATTGAAACAATCAAAATGGGGCTGCATAAGTGCATAAAACCAAGAGAACAAAGGCAcataattacataaacaagTAAAAGCTAGAAAATCCTAACACATGTGCAGGCATGCAGTGCAGCTCAAATACAGAATGACGGGAACAATTTTCTTTGGACTCGTTTTCAAATAATATGTAGGCAAAAGAGTGGCCCTGATATTAGTTAATTTTACCTGCAAATAGATGTGAAATAGCTGCACCAGCTACACGGGAAAAGAGTGCCAACCATAATGATAAAAGCAATTATCACTAAATGAGGGGGGAAGTTACATAAATGAATAGTACATATCGCATACAAGACTGCTGAAAGAGCTAGAGCAAACTGCCAGATGCATTGATAAGTAGCACGAGAAAATACTACACATCTAGCAAAATAGTGATAAGCAAAAAAATGATGGTCAGTAAGTAAAGAAAATGCTAATATACTTTTGGATACTCACACGAAATTCTATCTGCTCAATTTCTGAAGATGGAGCCTCTGCTACATCTTTACCGAAAGAGACAATTCTTCCATACTTAACAGGTTCTGGATGAACCTCATTCTTCCCGTTAGCATCCTTAGAAACCTCAGAATCATTGATTTTCTGATTCTTAGCTTTACACTCAAAACCATCTTCTGGAGACCAATCCAAATCTCCCCAAATGGTGTCACCGCCCTTAGGAATCATTGACATTGTTGAATCCCATGTGCGGGTCATACGCATCAAATGGCGTAAGGTCTGAAGTCCAAGGAAGTCAGAGTCTAGGACTTCTGGTGCAATGGCTCTGTATGTGAATACCATAATTTTAGATAGGGGTACTAATCTTTTGACCACATAAAAGAGAAGTAAATTAAATATACCATGCACAGCAGAAAATTTATAGTTCAAGTGAAACCAGAGAAGTAAATATTACTACAAGTaatggttttacaactctaatCTTGAACTAAGGACAATATTTCAGATGGCACATTGTAATAGTGTTACATCTCTATATTAGCATTTTCGACAGTTACTTATTTCTCAATCGCAAGCATAATTATTAGCATTAAGAAGGTGCCTAGTTCTATCATCTATCGTTTCATTGATATATTGAAAACAGTATCATGTTTTCTTTATATTTCACCTTCAATAAAGTATCAAGAAGATAGTTAAACAATTACCGAAAGGATTTATGCAATGGCATTTTTAAGCTAAATCAAGTAATTCAATGGTTCCCACAAACTTTATCACAGATCATAGGTATTGACCTATAATCAAATCGTACAGTACTAGAGTAGTGTATACAGTATTGACAACTTCAGTACTGACTAAAATTCTTTTATTAGCACAgttatataataattatatggAGAAAATTTAAAAGATACCATCGTGGAGATACATGAGTTGCAAAATACCatcgtactccctctgtcccataaaaaatgaatctaggataggatgtgacacattctatgactatgaatctggacatatatatgtccaaattcgtagtaaTAGGATATGccacatccggtactaggttggtttcTTATGgtacggatggagtatgtcacaatgacatgtgggacccacatgtcagtgacacatATAATGGTATTTCCAACTCTGAGATTTTCCGATGATACCAAGCAAATTATATATGTGACTaaggtttgagaaaaaaaatactccattgGTTAGGTAACTGGATTGCCACAAGCAGAGGTGCCAAATCCTGTTGTGAACTGATAGTCCTCAGAGCATTAATCAAACTAATATTCAAGCTAGAGGATGTTGTTACACATAACAGTTATAAATTGAATTGACAAGTACGTAATCCTATAAACAACTGCATTATGAACTAATTTGGTTTCAACATAGTAAAACCTCAAATAATACTAACAATTGTACAGTAGAATTGCAGACTTTTGATTTCAATTACCTAGCAACAGCAACATCTTTGGCTTCAGATGAGAAAAGTCCTGCAACAGCCTTAGGAACTCCTAAGAAAGGTCCGCCAATATTCATTACAGATTTGATGTGCTTTGCACACCAATttggaccaccaccaccacccatgGGAGGAGG comes from the Oryza glaberrima chromosome 9, OglaRS2, whole genome shotgun sequence genome and includes:
- the LOC127784638 gene encoding phospholipid:diacylglycerol acyltransferase 1 codes for the protein MSLLRRRKQPQPPPEQPNEDSSNGSDLDEKGKKKPGSSSSSAAPPPEAAAAAAKEATKRTRARWSCVDSCCWLVGCVCSAWWLLLFLYNAMPASFPQYVTEAITGPLPDPPGVKLQKEGLRAKHPVVFVPGIVTGGLELWEGHQCAEGLFRKRLWGGTFGDVYKRPLCWVEHMSLDNETGLDKPGIRVRPVTGLVAADYFVPGYFVWAVLIANLARIGYEEKTMYMAAYDWRLSFQNTEVRDQTLSRIKSNIELLVATNGGNRVVVIPHSMGVLYFLHFMKWVEAPPPMGGGGGPNWCAKHIKSVMNIGGPFLGVPKAVAGLFSSEAKDVAVARAIAPEVLDSDFLGLQTLRHLMRMTRTWDSTMSMIPKGGDTIWGDLDWSPEDGFECKAKNQKINDSEVSKDANGKNEVHPEPVKYGRIVSFGKDVAEAPSSEIEQIEFRDAVKGNNIAHSNTSCRDIWTEYHELGWGGIKAVADYKVYTAGSIIDLLRFVAPRMMQRGSVHFSYGIADNLDDPKYGHYKYWSNPLETKLPNAPEMEIFSMYGVGIPTERAYVYKLAPQAECYIPFQIDASAEGGDENSCLKGGVYLSNGDETVPVLSAGYMCAKGWRGKTRFNPSGSKTYIREYSHSPPSNLLEGRGTQSGAHVDIMGNFALIEDIIRIAAGATGEELGGDQVYSDIFKWSDKIKLKL